The nucleotide sequence AAAATGGCTGATAAAGTCAGATCTGAACGAGCGTGCTGTTGGCGAGTTAGCCCAGTGACGTGATGATTTCCCGGTAAGCAGCCTCAGGGAACGCCTTCAACGTGCGCGTTCGGATGTTACCCATCATTCCAAGCTGCAGGTTGAAACGCGCGGCGACTGCATCGTCCGGGGCTTCATAAATCGCGACGATGTCGTAGTCGCCCATGGTCAGGAAAAACAGTTTAAACTCGCCGTCCATATCCTTGAGGGCTTTCTTCGCCGCGTCCAAACGACGTGGCGACTCCTTCACGCTTTGAATGCCTTTGTCGGTCCAGTTTGCAAGCATGACATAGGTGGTCATGGCAGTCCTCCCTGCGCACGAGGCCCCCGCTTCTACGCTCCTGACTTGAAGAACACGATCCGGGTCAGCAGCGTGTAATCCGACTCAAGCACCATGATGGCCACGAAGACCAACAGCGCCAGTGGCGGAAGCAGGATGGCATAAC is from Afipia massiliensis and encodes:
- a CDS encoding GYD domain-containing protein, whose product is MTTYVMLANWTDKGIQSVKESPRRLDAAKKALKDMDGEFKLFFLTMGDYDIVAIYEAPDDAVAARFNLQLGMMGNIRTRTLKAFPEAAYREIITSLG